A DNA window from Ornithodoros turicata isolate Travis chromosome 10, ASM3712646v1, whole genome shotgun sequence contains the following coding sequences:
- the LOC135371203 gene encoding cyclin-L1-like: MAVVNASNNAEPVKPKHGKVILLLENCILPQEKLSSTPSGLDGLDSETETNLRILGCELIQTSGILLRLPQVAMATGQVLFQRFYFSKSFVRHSMEIVAMACVTLASKIEEAPRRIRDVINVFHHIKQVRGRKTIQPLILDQNYINLKNQVIKAERRVLKELGFCVHVKHPHKIIVTLLQVLECEKNTNLMQTSWNYMNDSLRTDIFVRHSPETIACTCIYLSARLLKIPLPSSPAWFSVFGVSEEDILDSCKHILSIYTRKRPDADALEKKVEELKKAYIEAKLKAKGISGTNTPVLGNGTSFSPSSRNNSPRQSPLNDASKKKEDIKAAAERSPRVDRATSNHIPSALGGNKHKGSPSSPRKKEHRHGRGSSSSSNGGALSPLVTKAGGKTPPRGYKEPQLTATSPSRSRSRERRKETSSGKRHNSHKRKRSSSTGRSRSRSPSRRHSSKKSSSHKGQSGGHKSPTTHNHHHHHHHSSKAKKERSRETHHRSVTTSRR, from the exons ATGGCTGTTGTAAACGCATCAAACAACGCTGAACCTGTAAAGCCAAAGCATGGAAAAGTTATTTTGTTGTTAGAGAATTGTATCTTACCTCAAGAGAAGTTGTCTTCAACGCCATCAGGTTTGGATGGTTTGGACAGTGAAACAGAGACAAACCTCAGGATACTAGGATGTGAGCTCATTCAAACGTCCGGCATACTTCTACGACTTCCCCAG GTTGCTATGGCAACAGGACAGGTGCTTTTTCAAAGGTTTTACTTTTCCAAGTCATTCGTGAGGCACAGCATGGAG ATTGTGGCAATGGCTTGCGTTACTTTGGCATCTAAAATTGAAGAGGCTCCGAGGCGCATCCGTGATGTGATCAATGTGTTTCACCACATCAAGCAAGTTAGAGGCCGAAA GACAATTCAACCGCTTATCCTCGATCAAAATTACATTAATCTCAAGAACCAGGTTATTAAAGCTGAAAGGAGAGTGCTGAAGGAGcttggattttgcgtccacgtGAAGCACCCTCACAAA ATCATTGTGACTCTATTGCAAGTTTTGGAATGTGAGAAGAATACAAATCTGATGCAGACATCCTg GAACTACATGAATGACAGCTTAAGAACGGATATCTTTGTTCGTCATAGTCCAGAGACGATAGCTTGTACCTGTATCTATCTCAGTGCGCGGCTGCTTAAG ATACCACTGCCCAGTAGTCCAGCCTGGTTCTCTGTTTTTGGAGTGAGCGAGGAAGACATTCTGGACAGCTGCAAGCACATCCTCAGCATCTACACTCGTAAACGA CCTGACGCTGATGCATTGGAGAAAAAAGTGGAAGAGCTGAAGAAAGCTTACATTGAAGCAAAGTTAAAGGCCAAGGGGATCTCTGGGACCAACACACCGGTGCTAGGCAATGGAACTAGTTTTTCGCCAAGCTCTAGGAATA ATTCCCCGAGGCAGTCTCCACTCAATGACGCttctaagaaaaaagaagataTCAAAGCTGCAGCTGAGCGTAGCCCAAG GGTGGACCGAGCCACATCTAACCACATCCCCAGTGCATTGGGAGGGAACAAGCACAAGGGAAGTCCTTCATCGCCTCGCAAGAAGGAGCACCGACACGGACGTGGCTCTAGCTCTTCGAGCAATGGTGGTGCGCTTAGTCCACTCGTCACCAAAGCTGGAGGGAAGACTCCTCCCAGGGGGTACAAGGAGCCCCAGCTCACTGCAACTTCACCGTCGAG GTCTAGGTCTCGAGAGCGTCGAAAGGAAACCTCTAGCGGAAAACGTCACAATTCGCACAAGCGCAAGCGTAGCAGTTCTACCGGGCGCTCCAGGAGCCGCTCTCCCTCTCGCCGACATTCCTCAAAGAAGAGCAGTTCTCACAAGGGACAATCAGGGGGCCACAAGTCTCCCACCACtcacaatcaccaccaccatcaccatcactcATCCAAAGCAAAGAAGGAGCGTTCCCGCGAAACGCATCACAGAAGCGTGACCACGTCTCGTCGGTGA
- the LOC135371207 gene encoding 45 kDa calcium-binding protein-like produces MEPICHFYISVIVACLIEVTGGIPVRSNATETLKVLTQQVSKELKIDYNHSKYAGIKPNQLTAELIKPPDHLEGLPMERDGKLNKQYRNEVFLGTKASEVNHGDKDETLLREVFRKVDTNNDGYMSTLELQRWIAEKVKEHYSRAVQDNFWIFSALDKNHDGRVSWNEYHVNFMLEQGFDEKYAKDHPEDHKMLDRKLKEKILLDKAAWYEAANSDPDALNIDEFLTFRHPEHSHVSLMGMVNDIISNLDDNGDEHLSEKEFAQLTPDETSKRTKDDWKRERIAEFRDHIDLNHDGKASRQELLMYNDPENPVHAKREAKELVFEADSNGDGLLSLEEVLAKKEVFLGSKMVNTARNIHDEF; encoded by the exons ATGGAACCAATATGTCATTTTTACATTAGCGTGATAGTCGCATGTTTAATCGAAGTGACTGGCGGTATTCCTGTTCGCAGTAATGCAACGGAGACTCTAAAGGTGCTAACACAGCAAGTTTCTAAAGAATTAAAAATAGACTACAATCACAGCAAGTATGCTGGTATTAAACCCAACCAGCTGACAGCTGAATTGATAAAGCCTCCAGACCACTTGGAAGGGCTTCCCATGGAAAGAGATGGCAAGCTAAATAAGCAATACAGGAACGAAGTGTTCTTAGGAACGAAGGCTTCAGAAGTAAACCATGGAGACAAGGATGAAACGCTTCTGAGAGAAGTTTTTAGGAA GGTTGATACAAACAACGACGGGTACATGAGCACGTTAGAACTCCAAAGGTGGATAGCAGAGAAAGTAAAGGAGCACTACAGTCGAGCTGTTCAAGATAACTTCTGGATATTTTCAGCACTAGACAAAAATCATGATG GACGAGTTTCATGGAACGAGTATCACGTCAACTTCATGCTCGAGCAAGGCTTCGATGAAAAATATGCAAAGGATCACCCAGAAGACCACAAGATGCTAGATAGGAAAT TGAAAGAGAAAATCCTGCTCGACAAAGCAGCTTGGTACGAAGCCGCAAACTCTGACCCCGATGCACTCAACATTGACGAGTTTCTCACATTCCGACATCCTGAGCACAGTCACGTGTCACTCATGGGCATGGTGAACGATATCATCTCTAACCTCG ATGACAATGGAGATGAACACCTCTCCGAGAAGGAGTTTGCCCAGCTTACACCTGACGAAACAAGTAAACGTACCAAGGACGACTGGAAGCGTGAACGGATTGCAGAGTTCAGAGATCACATCGACCTCAACCATGATGGGAAAGCGAGCCGACAAGAACTCTTG ATGTACAACGACCCTGAAAATCCGGTGCATGCAAAGAGGGAAGCTAAAGAACTTGTCTTTGAAGCTGATTCAAATGGTGATGGCTTACTAAGCCTGGAAGAAGTTCTAGCAAAAAAGGAAGTCTTCCTCGGAAGCAAGATGGTCAATACTGCAAGAAATATCCACGATGAGTTCTGA
- the LOC135371201 gene encoding dnaJ homolog subfamily C member 16-like, translating into MIHFYKSLVLLSIVNAISSLVDPYKTLGVPRTAGVSEIKRAYKQLAREWHPDKNKDPAASEKFIEVTKAYELLTDPERKENFDKYGHTEDSPNFRRQPDYSQFNRFDFDPFESMFTKGNFKFKFNFNQGSVFHKATISLKAYENKVIPDSNYRPYLVLFYGDLCFPCLHVEPVWQRIVQELEPLGVGFATIHAQHEPSLVQKIGVSSLPYLVAVVDGRVIHYRHEQLSLVNIVDFCRRLFPRDTVTTLTNEESLDSFLSGWSDNRVRAVVFSPSASVRLRYLLASFQFRERVSFGYIHLGRPEAASLRRRYAGVGDRQESLLIFNEHLSSPAALLSMAELDPQALRDVLSANQFLILPRLSSQLLFDELCPPEPLRTRRRLCVVMVTQNSPSYDPHRARLREYVREKGFPTERVRFVFIYEENQKDFVNTLSLGEESPKDPTSHLVILWRRNQNMVQYQWISSPWQDNTEKLNETKQELENALSRLLHTSDALPYDARLNSLTDEHARGLLARIVRRLVLMGDVLRDHVTRYEVLPVLSVGLSFGFIILVGYFMSYLVQMEEKSIQERYRREGKVPPSAAKPKPECKLNIHELRGETYNGLVRLLKPGCRTVVLLADQESKPKLLPQFFRAVFPYRKNKTLMFAMLMLEKNLEWYRKILTQALGERRPLNINPKNCIGTVLSLNGHRKYFCMYHAKHMEPVQKKKKESGGDFMGFDDSSSGSDASDVESGHLLKKQEDACAADVYGSVLFEEHLLDGLPNWLDRLFEGTTKRYYIQYWPECMK; encoded by the exons ATGATACATTTTTACAAATCTCTGGTACTTCTTTCTATTGTAAATGCAATATCCTCGTTGGTGGACCCGTATAAGACATTAGGCGTTCCAAGAACCGCTGGTGTTTCTGAGATCAAGAGAGCGTACAAGCAGCTAGCGAGGGAATG GCATCCTGACAAGAATAAAGACCCAGCAGCATCTGAGAAGTTCATAGAGGTCACGAAAGCATACGAA TTGCTTACAGACCCTGAACGAAAAGAAAATTTTGATAAATATGGCCACACAGAAGATTCTCCAAACTTCAGGAGGCAGCCTGACTACTCCCAGTTTAATCGTTTTGATTTCGATCCTTTCGAGTCAATGTTCACAAAAGGCAACTTCAAGTTTAAGTTTAACTTTAACCAGGGATCCGTGTTTCATAAAGCAACGATATCACTAAA GGCGTATGAAAATAAGGTGATTCCGGACAGCAATTATCGACCATACCTTGTGCTTTTCTATGGAGATCTCTGTTTTCCCTGCTTGCACGTTGAACCTGTATGGCAGAGAATAGTACAAGAATTGGAGCCACTAG GTGTTGGCTTTGCGACCATCCATGCACAGCACGAGCCTTCCCTTGTTCAGAAGATTGGAGTGAGCAGCCTGCCATATCTGGTGGCTGTAGTGGACGGAAGAGTCATTCACTACCGTCACGAGCAGCTCAGCCTGGTCAACATTGTCGACTTCTGTCGTCGTCTGTTTCCCAGAGACACTGTCACCACCTTGACCAACGAAGAGTCCCTGGATTCGTTCTTGTCTGGTTG GTCAGACAATCGAGTGCGGGCTGTCGTGTTCAGTCCATCAGCATCTGTCCGCCTACGTTACCTTCTGGCCTCTTTCCAATTTAGAGAGCGGGTCAGCTTTGGCTACATACACTTGGGACGTCCGGAGGCAGCTTCATTAAGGCGGCGTTACGCTGGCGTCGGGGACCGTCAAGAATCCCTTCTCATCTTCAACGAGCACTTGTCGTCGCCTGCTGccctgctcagcatggctgagTTGGACCCGCAAGCCTTAAGAGATGTACTTAGTGCAAACCAGTTCCTGATACTTCCACGGTTATCATCGCAGTTGCTGTTCGACGAGTTGTGTCCACCAGAGCCTTTGCGAACACGACGGAGGCTTTGCGTGGTCATGGTCACACAAAATTCTCCGTCTTACGATCCTCACAGAGCCCGCCTTCGTGAATATGTCAGGGAGAAAGGCTTCCCGACGGAACGTGTGCG GTTTGTATTTATATACGAAGAGAACCAGAAGGATTTTGTGAATACCTTAAGCTTGGGTGAAGAGTCCCCCAAGGACCCTACCTCTCATCTCGTTATACTGTGGCGTCGCAACCAGAACATGGTTCAGTACCAGTGGATATCTTCACCATGGCAAGACAATACAGAGAAA CTGAATGAAACGAAGCAAGAACTAGAGAACGCCCTCTCTCGTCTTCTCCACACTTCAGACGCTCTACCATATGATGCACGACTCAATTCCCTGACTGATGAGCATGCACGAGGGTTGCTGGCTCGCATTGTGCGTCGTCTTGTTCTTATGGGGGATGTATTGCGAGATCATGTCACTCGCTACGAAGTCCTACCCGTCCTCTCGGTAGGCCTGTCCTTTGGCTTCATTATTCTTGTGGGCTACTTCATGTCCTACCTTGT ACAAATGGAGGAAAAGAGTATCCAGGAGAGGTACAGACGTGAGGGGAAGGTTCCACCATCAGCAGCTAAGCCAAA ACCCGAGTGCAAGCTCAACATTCACGAGCTGCGAGGGGAGACATACAATGGACTTGTAAGGCTTCTGAAACCGGGATGTCGCACCGTAGTGCTGCTGGCAGATCAGGAGTCGAAACCAAAGCTGCTGCCGCAATTTTTTCGTGCTGTGTTTCCATATCGCAA GAACAAAACCCTGATGTTTGCAATGCTCATGCTTGAGAAGAACCTAGAGTGGTACCGGAAGATATTGACACAGGCACTTGGAGAGCGACGGCCTCTCAATATCAACCCTAAAAACTGCATCGGCACGGTGCTGTCCCTGAATGGTCATCGCAAATATTTTTGCATGTACCATGCCAAGCATATGGAGCCAGTCCAAAAGAAG AAAAAGGAATCCGGAGGAGACTTCATGGGGTTCGACGATTCCAGCAGCGGCTCGGACGCCAGTGATGTGGAGTCTGGACACCTTCTTAAAAAGCAGGAAGACGCATGCGCGGCGGATGTTTACGGCAGTGTTCTATTTGAGGAACATCTTTTAGATGGCCTGCCAAATTGGCTCGACAGACTCTTTGAGGGCACCACCAAGCGCTATTACATTCAGTATTGGCCAGAGTGCATGAAATAG
- the LOC135371198 gene encoding TELO2-interacting protein 1 homolog — translation MELFKPICINMIHEQSVSHVSAIRKVVNATPAETIQDLQEYIIVPLCLVFKKGERSEALLIETLECLSDVFKKSEIRSWNVFSDLFLRMLATVSTVTDKLEVASISEEVKLSFISSLNTLMKSASKSIRKQMLSTDFRLCLSHAVTVLLALAQERSRVLQITAMQCLLTMVYNEDRDDPQKEDLDFHVGNAIAGFFPGISIALTRVILGSINRSQEVLSTALNLWTHVIIAVLSDASLECCKKLTGTEIPDAHSKVPQIHRNYEWASSTGEKLLILIRRVQSSLVDTQPLVKVKSVEWAQEILLNCGKSLHLLIPPLLDVILVSSADDDELVATAGRSALTKISPHFSRDSCSLAETLEGEFCKLLVRFPSAVNAGTDSELRALVKLVSGYLMMLRGNINRILMSPLACQRLMNALFHLTEFETAAITILAQGTVCADTITSTEALPQGYYRQFKHFTDPTIFEELKKVCRYLGQYGNTLLLLDLLHQKMQESGVHRKQAILLLNLILLASTNAEKNYEESSSSSKTDIHNHIRSLLDCYLSQEFWEVPLEVSMGHHDCDGTDDNAHLLHISSEQFSIECINSNILQICLLLEGVSVFASVLKQMFRPLLQVTLCPLLERADSHIHLVSHTACMALLRVSASCDYLSIPGMIQDNVDYITNALVFKLRHFKSNPNVSHVVQALVKHASKDAMGLIADVANEVLNALDFCYGKHALILLRVLGSTVFAISSWFPATTKQAATTEEKKVVSFTQFVEEFHRHKVASRSIDDCHEEENINLNLDEPRDVEQAGCAEEEQKPELPCHVKLLIQIMKRCIHLQSSADLWLHTTVYEIIKCGIPLLSDYEDELLPIVHQLWSPLIHRFSEDNLHLSFKAFEALLSLVEASGSFIKQRTFRDVWPRLARYLRKQHGVSNGKGKQYTITVAYKYQLILLQQLGHLFYKLQISEVDVVDVATVVVCYMESSQPEELQKASLNCMIQLSHCSPEGVWYILMRSFYQCSSAWSPAPSLVKVSFLPTLECSNTNARSLLNHIQQLNLKNSKHKAVYCG, via the exons ATGGAGTTATTCAAACCAATCTGCATTAATATGATTCATGAACAGTCGGTTTCGCATGTAAGCGCTATTCGAAAAGTAGTAAACGCTACGCCGGCTGAAACGATTCAGGATTTGCAAGAGTACATAATTGTGCCATTGTGCCTGGTTTTCAAAAAAGGAGAAAG ATCTGAGGCGCTCCTAATTGAAACCCTTGAATGCCTGAGTGATGTCTTcaaaaaatctgaaatcagGAGCTGGAATGTTTTTTCCGACCTCTTTCTTCGGATGCTTGCCACAGTTAGCACAGTCACAGACAAATTAGAAG TGGCATCCATAAGTGAAGAGGTCAAGCTGTCGTTCATCAGTAGTCTGAACACCCTCATGAAAAGTGCATCGAAGAG CATCAGGAAACAAATGCTGAGCACAGATTTCCGATTATGCTTGAGCCATGCTGTCACTGTCTTGTTAGCACTCGCACAAGAAAGGAGTCGGGTACTACAGATTACGGCTATGCAGTGTTTGCTCACAATGGTCTACAACGAAGACCGAG ATGACCCACAAAAAGAAGATCTGGATTTTCATGTAGGAAATGCCATTGCAGGATTTTTTCCTGGAATTTCAATTGCACTTACGCGAGTCATTCTCGGCAGCATTAATCGTAGTCAG GAAGTCCTTTCTACTGCTTTGAACTTGTGGACGCACGTTATCATAGCGGTGTTAAGTGATGCGAGTCTGGAATGCTGCAAAAAGTTGACGGGAACAGAAATACCAG ATGCACATTCCAAGGTTCCTCAAATCCATAGGAATTACGAGTGGGCTAGTTCTACAGGAGAAAAGCTTCTTATCCTCATAAGACGAGTGCAGTCTTCACTGGTAGACACCCAGCCGTTGGTGAAAGTAAAGTCTGTTGAATGGGCACAAGAGATCCTTCTGAACTGCGGCAA aTCTCTTCATCTCCTCATTCCACCACTCCTTGATGTGATCCTAGTGTCCAGTGCGGATGACGATGAATTAGTCGCTACAGCAGGACGCTCTGCTTTGACCAAGATCTCGCCACATTTTTCTCGAGATAGCTGTTCTCTGGCAGAGACTTTAGAAGGAGAATTTTGTAAATTGCTTGTCAGATTTCCATCTGCTGTGAATGCCGGAA CTGACAGTGAATTGCGTGCTCTCGTGAAACTGGTATCGGGATACCTTATGATGCTGC GTGGAAACATCAACAGGATACTGATGTCGCCATTGGCCTGTCAAAGGCTCATGAATGCACTGTTTCACCTTACCGAGTTCGAAACTGCAGCTATCACCATACTTGCCCAAGGAACCGTGTGTGCAG ACACAATCACAAGCACAGAAGCATTGCCACAAGGTTACTACAGACAGTTCAAGCATTTTACAGACCCCACTATTTTCGAAGAGTTGAAGAAAGTATGTCGATACCTAGGACAGTATG GTAACACTCTGTTGCTACTGGACCTACTGCACCAAAAGATGCAGGAATCTGGAGTTCACAGGAAGCAAGCTATTTTACTTCTGAATCTGATCCTGTTGGCCTCCACAAATGCAGAAAAGAATTACGAAGAATCATCAAGTAGCAGCAAGACAGATATTCATAATCACATCAG GTCTCTCCTGGATTGTTACCTTTCACAAGAATTTTGGGAGGTTCCCCTGGAGGTTTCGATGGGTCACCATGATTGTGATGGCACAGACGATAATGCACATTTGCTGCACATCTCATCTGAGCAGTTTTCCATTGAATGCATAAACTCAAACATTTTACAGATCTGCTTGCTTCTTGAAGGGGTATCAGTGTTCGCTTCA GTTTTAAAGCAGATGTTTCGACCACTGCTCCAGGTAACGCTCTGCCCTCTGCTGGAAAGAGCAGACAGTCATATTCACCTTGTGTCGCACACGGCATGCATGGCACTTCTCCGGGTGTCAGCCTCGTGCGACTATCT GTCTATCCCAGGCATGATTCAAGACAACGTTGATTACataacaaacgcactagtcttcAAACTCAGGCACTTCAAATCAAATCCCAATGTCTCTCACGTTGtgcaagccctcgtgaaacatGCATCAAAGGATGCAATGGGGTTGATAGCAGATGTTGCTAATGAG GTGCTCAATGCCCTTGACTTCTGCTATGGCAAACATGCTCTCATATTGCTCAGAGTATTAGGCAGTACAGTGTTTGCAATATCAAGCTGGTTTCCAGCTACTACAAAGCAG GCAGCaacaacagaagaaaagaaagtggtGTCATTTACTCAATTTGttgaggagtttcatcggcaCAAGGTAGCATCTCGAAGCATTGATGACTGCCATGAAGAGGAAAACATTAATTTAAATTTGGATGAGCCACGGGACGTCGAGCAAGCTGGTTGCGCGGAGGAAGAACAAAAGCCCGAGCTGCCGTGTCATGTGAAACTATTGATTCAG ATCATGAAGAGGTGTATTCATCTACAGTCGAGTGCGGACCTCTGGCTACATACAACTGTTTATGAAATTATAAAATGTGGCATTCCACTCCTTTCAGATTACGAAG ACGAATTGTTGCCCATCGTTCATCAGCTGTGGAGTCCTCTGATCCACAGGTTCTCCGAGGATAACCTGCATTTATCATTTAAG GCTTTTGAAGCACTTCTGTCCCTTGTTGAAGCCAGTGGAAGTTTCATCAAACAAAGGACATTCAGGGACGTGTGGCCTAGGCTGGCACGATACCTAAGAAAGCAGCATGGCGTCAG TAATGGTAAGGGGAAACAGTATACCATTACTGTTGCATATAAGTACCAGCTGATACTGCTTCAACAGTTGGGACATCTTTTCTATAAA CTTCAAATATCCGAAGTGGATGTGGTAGATGTAGCCACTGTTGTTGTTTGCTACATGGAGTCCTCTCAGCCAGAAGAACTGCAGAAG GCATCTCTGAATTGCATGATACAGCTTTCACACTGCAGCCCAGAAGGTGTGTGGTACATCCTAATGAGGTCCTTCTATCAGTGCTCATCAGCCTGGTCGCCTGCGCCATCTCTCGTGAAAGTGTCGTTCCTACCAACGCTCGAGTGCTCAAATACGAATGCACGCTCACTCCTGAACCATATACAACAGCTAAATTTGAAAAATTCCAAGCATAAAGCTGTGTACTGCGGCTGA
- the LOC135371206 gene encoding Y-box factor homolog isoform X2, producing MAETEIGSEEPVPTKKKEVLAQRVLGTVKWFNVKNGYGFINRNDTKEDIFVHQTAITKNNPQKVVRSVGEGETVEFDVVVGEKGNEAANVTGPEGAPVKGSPYAADRRRGRYRGRWTAQRRRPQPRQSGGDQEDSEGQEQPGDEDSGRPPRRAPPRRPFYRRYFRRPRGIPRSAGGGADRGQGEESDGGGVTERGAERGGQTGGQRRRPPYRPRPRRRGPRTNSQEDDCGQLDAEDKPREKSRDKSPKRGGGQAEASGGDKGSDAKAQADKPAASNESSSNDAAPVTSPESSPLEGTVSA from the exons ATGGCGGAGACCGAGATCGGTTCTGAAGAACCAGTtccaacaaagaaaaaggaagtccTCG CTCAAAGAGTGCTGGGGACAGTAAAATGGTTCAATGTAAAGAACGGATATGGATTTATTAATAG GAACGATACAAAGGAAGATATTTTTGTTCACCAG ACGGCAATAACGAAGAACAATCCGCAAAAAGTTGTGCGCAGTGTGGGAGAGGGTGAAactgttgagtttgatgttgttgttggtgaGAAG GGCAACGAGGCAGCCAATGTAACAGGGCCCGAAGGAGCTCCGGTAAAAGGCAGCCCGTATGCTGCGGATCGCAGAAGAGGGAGATATCGAGGTCGATGGACGGCCCAACGGAGAAGGCCTCAACCAAGGCAATCTGGAGGG GACCAGGAAGATAGTGAAGGGCAGGAACAACCAGGGGATGAGGACTCTGGCCGCCCTCCACGACGGGCCCCTCCACGTAGGCCCTTCTACCGTAGGTACTTCCGCCGGCCTCGGGGCATTCCTCGTAGTGCGGGTGGTGGAGCAGACAGGGGACAGGGAGAG GAGAGTGATGGTGGAGGGGTGACTGAGCGTGGTGCTGAGCGTGGTGGGCAGACGGGAGGCCAGAGGAGGAGGCCCCCCTACCGACCTCGTCCACGTAGGAGAGGGCCACGCACCAATTCCCAGGAGGACGACTGCGGCCAGCTGGACGCGGAGGACAAGCCCCGGGAGAAGTCGCGAGACAAGTCCCCCAAGCGGGGCGGTGGCCAGGCTGAGGCTTCTGGTGGTGATAAAGGTTCAGACGCTAAGGCACAGGCTGACAAG CCTGCTGCCTCGAATGAGTCAAGCAGCAACGATGCAGCCCCTGTGACGTCCCCAGAGTCCTCACCTCTAGAGGGCACTGTGTCTGCTTGA
- the LOC135371206 gene encoding Y-box factor homolog isoform X1 codes for MAETEIGSEEPVPTKKKEVLAQRVLGTVKWFNVKNGYGFINRNDTKEDIFVHQTAITKNNPQKVVRSVGEGETVEFDVVVGEKGNEAANVTGPEGAPVKGSPYAADRRRGRYRGRWTAQRRRPQPRQSGGDQEDSEGQEQPGDEDSGRPPRRAPPRRPFYRRYFRRPRGIPRSAGGGADRGQGEEGFGQDDEDGEMSGGGRPHQREGGSNRRPMPRRFAGRYFRRRPRRPRSDTEGSQSGLDGEAKESDGGGVTERGAERGGQTGGQRRRPPYRPRPRRRGPRTNSQEDDCGQLDAEDKPREKSRDKSPKRGGGQAEASGGDKGSDAKAQADKPAASNESSSNDAAPVTSPESSPLEGTVSA; via the exons ATGGCGGAGACCGAGATCGGTTCTGAAGAACCAGTtccaacaaagaaaaaggaagtccTCG CTCAAAGAGTGCTGGGGACAGTAAAATGGTTCAATGTAAAGAACGGATATGGATTTATTAATAG GAACGATACAAAGGAAGATATTTTTGTTCACCAG ACGGCAATAACGAAGAACAATCCGCAAAAAGTTGTGCGCAGTGTGGGAGAGGGTGAAactgttgagtttgatgttgttgttggtgaGAAG GGCAACGAGGCAGCCAATGTAACAGGGCCCGAAGGAGCTCCGGTAAAAGGCAGCCCGTATGCTGCGGATCGCAGAAGAGGGAGATATCGAGGTCGATGGACGGCCCAACGGAGAAGGCCTCAACCAAGGCAATCTGGAGGG GACCAGGAAGATAGTGAAGGGCAGGAACAACCAGGGGATGAGGACTCTGGCCGCCCTCCACGACGGGCCCCTCCACGTAGGCCCTTCTACCGTAGGTACTTCCGCCGGCCTCGGGGCATTCCTCGTAGTGCGGGTGGTGGAGCAGACAGGGGACAGGGAGAG GAGGGCTTTGGACAAGACGACGAAGATGGGGAGATGTCTGGCGGGGGCAGGCCTCATCAACGTGAAGGGGGGTCAAACAGACGACCAATGCCCCGCAGGTTCGCTGGGCGGTACTTCAGGCGTCGGCCGCGCCGCCCACGGAGCGACACCGAAGGAAGTCAGAGCGGCTTGGATGGTGAGGCCAAG GAGAGTGATGGTGGAGGGGTGACTGAGCGTGGTGCTGAGCGTGGTGGGCAGACGGGAGGCCAGAGGAGGAGGCCCCCCTACCGACCTCGTCCACGTAGGAGAGGGCCACGCACCAATTCCCAGGAGGACGACTGCGGCCAGCTGGACGCGGAGGACAAGCCCCGGGAGAAGTCGCGAGACAAGTCCCCCAAGCGGGGCGGTGGCCAGGCTGAGGCTTCTGGTGGTGATAAAGGTTCAGACGCTAAGGCACAGGCTGACAAG CCTGCTGCCTCGAATGAGTCAAGCAGCAACGATGCAGCCCCTGTGACGTCCCCAGAGTCCTCACCTCTAGAGGGCACTGTGTCTGCTTGA